One window of the Archaeoglobus sulfaticallidus PM70-1 genome contains the following:
- a CDS encoding DUF7839 domain-containing protein: MNVLLSRKDAMRLLIISELVLRKETNQRDIARKFNLTPQAISEHFKELVDEGYIRVIHKGFYEVTEKGTEWLTKNLFDLHIFSEELIKKLYSKSIVAIASGDIKEDDRISYWYQDGFIYAKKNKTGNGIALTSASDGEDVLIKPLEGFEPPKKGEIIVVKVPDIGEGGSRKINYGEFSKLIKDNPKKIVVAIGVEALVACRKIRVEPIFFGSKEVCIEASHHGAGVIAVCTESLLDNLLVSLVDEGLNFKIVSFNLNA; the protein is encoded by the coding sequence ATGAATGTTCTCCTCAGCAGAAAAGATGCAATGAGGCTGCTAATCATCTCAGAACTAGTACTGAGAAAGGAAACAAATCAGAGAGACATCGCGAGAAAGTTTAACCTCACCCCTCAGGCTATTTCAGAGCATTTTAAAGAGTTGGTCGATGAGGGATATATAAGGGTAATACACAAGGGATTCTATGAGGTCACGGAAAAAGGAACTGAATGGTTAACCAAAAACCTGTTTGACCTTCATATTTTCTCTGAAGAGCTGATAAAGAAGCTGTACTCAAAATCTATCGTTGCTATAGCTTCTGGAGATATCAAAGAGGACGACAGAATATCTTACTGGTATCAGGATGGGTTTATATATGCCAAGAAAAACAAGACGGGCAACGGCATAGCCTTAACTTCGGCCTCAGATGGAGAAGATGTTCTGATTAAACCCCTCGAGGGATTCGAACCCCCAAAGAAGGGAGAAATAATCGTTGTAAAGGTTCCGGATATTGGAGAGGGTGGGAGCAGAAAGATTAACTACGGGGAGTTCTCCAAACTGATAAAGGATAATCCGAAAAAGATAGTTGTTGCTATTGGAGTGGAAGCTCTGGTTGCCTGCCGGAAGATAAGGGTTGAACCAATATTCTTTGGTTCAAAAGAAGTCTGCATCGAGGCATCTCACCATGGTGCCGGGGTTATCGCTGTATGCACGGAGAGTTTGCTCGACAACCTGCTCGTAAGCCTGGTGGATGAAGGTTTGAACTTCAAAATCGTCAGCTTCAACCTAAATGCATAA
- a CDS encoding arginase family protein: MTENLTTGIFYHESFSRRSYLTIGTRLKDFPRAFEFLKKKYSNIEIFESEPVSEDLILKVHSLELLEGVKNDTLCSTAWHSAGGVVTATEKVYKSEIRNAFCFIGAGGHHAGRKTFWGFCCFNDVVLAMTNIWEKYGDVRFAIIDTDAHHGDGTRELIEDKEVLHYCICSTDYVSEDGLKIDASYIGLNPDEYPQLVEDFDRKARNFKPDLIFWYFGHDTHEGDYGDIGLTVKEYVKIAEILKNLAEEICNGKLVVVLGGGSSPSIATESCLAVIEELAKNPEMLTET; encoded by the coding sequence ATGACAGAAAATCTAACAACCGGAATATTCTATCATGAAAGCTTCAGCAGAAGGAGCTATCTGACAATTGGAACCAGGCTTAAGGATTTTCCAAGAGCTTTCGAGTTTCTGAAAAAGAAGTACAGCAATATTGAAATTTTTGAGTCCGAACCTGTTAGTGAGGATCTCATACTCAAGGTTCACTCTCTGGAGTTGCTGGAAGGAGTAAAAAATGACACACTATGCTCCACAGCCTGGCACTCTGCTGGTGGTGTGGTTACAGCTACCGAGAAGGTGTATAAATCAGAGATAAGAAACGCCTTCTGCTTCATAGGGGCTGGAGGACATCATGCCGGAAGAAAAACATTCTGGGGCTTCTGCTGTTTCAACGATGTTGTTCTGGCAATGACGAACATCTGGGAGAAATATGGGGATGTCAGATTTGCGATAATAGATACCGATGCCCATCATGGTGATGGTACGAGGGAGTTGATTGAGGATAAAGAGGTTCTGCACTACTGCATCTGCTCCACAGACTATGTGTCAGAGGATGGTCTGAAAATCGATGCCAGCTACATAGGCCTTAACCCTGACGAGTACCCACAGCTGGTCGAGGACTTCGACAGGAAAGCCAGAAATTTCAAACCAGATCTGATCTTCTGGTATTTCGGGCATGACACACACGAGGGCGATTACGGAGATATTGGACTGACGGTAAAGGAGTATGTGAAAATTGCAGAAATTCTAAAAAATCTTGCTGAAGAAATCTGCAATGGAAAGCTTGTAGTTGTTCTTGGAGGAGGTAGCTCCCCATCGATAGCTACAGAATCCTGTCTCGCTGTAATCGAAGAGCTGGCTAAAAATCCAGAAATGCTGACTGAAACTTAA
- the pdxS gene encoding pyridoxal 5'-phosphate synthase lyase subunit PdxS has protein sequence MQKGGVIMDVTNAEQAGVAEDAGAVAVMALHKVPADIRAAGGVARMADPKKIEEIMDAVTIPVMAKCRIGHVAEAKALEALGVDMIDESEVLTPADIFFHIDKTKFTVPFVCGARSLGEAVRRIFEGAAMIRTKGEAGTGNVVEAVKHIRLINKAISELKRMVETEITRVAENYASAYTRLLTAVREEQGFAGISNRDKVFEDYTLTEIIDGIYKILLEIKDMQRLPVVNFAAGGVATPADAAFMMQLGMDGVFVGSGIFKSSNPPEYAKAIVEAVQHYDEPEVVAEVSKGLGDAMKGLDVFKLEESERMESRGV, from the coding sequence ATGCAAAAAGGCGGAGTGATCATGGACGTTACTAACGCTGAACAGGCCGGAGTAGCCGAGGATGCCGGAGCTGTTGCTGTTATGGCTTTGCACAAGGTGCCAGCAGACATCAGGGCTGCTGGTGGAGTTGCAAGAATGGCTGATCCCAAGAAAATAGAGGAAATAATGGATGCCGTAACGATTCCCGTTATGGCAAAATGCAGGATCGGGCATGTTGCCGAGGCTAAAGCACTCGAAGCTCTTGGAGTTGATATGATCGATGAGAGTGAGGTGCTGACTCCAGCAGATATATTCTTCCACATAGATAAGACCAAATTCACCGTCCCGTTTGTCTGCGGGGCGAGAAGTCTGGGTGAGGCTGTTAGAAGAATATTCGAAGGAGCCGCGATGATAAGAACCAAGGGAGAGGCTGGAACTGGAAATGTTGTTGAGGCGGTGAAGCACATCCGTCTGATAAACAAGGCGATAAGCGAGCTGAAGAGAATGGTTGAGACAGAGATCACGAGAGTTGCTGAGAATTATGCTTCCGCATACACAAGGCTTCTTACCGCTGTCAGAGAGGAACAGGGATTTGCTGGGATATCCAACAGGGACAAGGTATTCGAGGACTACACCCTGACCGAGATAATCGATGGGATATACAAGATTCTGCTCGAGATAAAGGACATGCAGAGGTTGCCTGTGGTTAATTTCGCTGCTGGAGGCGTGGCAACCCCGGCGGATGCAGCCTTCATGATGCAGCTTGGTATGGATGGAGTTTTCGTTGGCTCTGGAATATTCAAGTCCTCAAATCCGCCAGAGTATGCCAAAGCTATAGTTGAGGCTGTTCAGCACTACGATGAGCCAGAGGTTGTTGCAGAGGTGAGCAAGGGACTTGGAGATGCGATGAAGGGTCTGGATGTGTTCAAGCTCGAAGAGAGCGAGAGAATGGAGAGTAGAGGGGTTTGA
- the pdxT gene encoding pyridoxal 5'-phosphate synthase glutaminase subunit PdxT, whose translation MKVAVVGVQGDVEEHVLAVKRAFDRLGINGEVEATRKYGIVSNSDAVIIPGGESTTISKLIFRESISEEILDLAKDGKPVMGTCAGLILLSKHGDEQVEKTGTQLLELLDVHVRRNAFGRQRESFQVRLEIKGIGEFDAVFIRAPVITEVGERVDVLARYDNHIVAVREDNILGLSFHPELTSDTRVHEYFIKMIP comes from the coding sequence ATGAAGGTTGCCGTTGTTGGTGTTCAGGGCGATGTGGAGGAACATGTCCTAGCAGTAAAGAGGGCATTTGACAGGCTCGGCATAAACGGAGAAGTTGAGGCCACTAGGAAGTACGGCATCGTTTCGAACAGCGATGCAGTCATAATTCCTGGAGGGGAGAGCACAACGATAAGCAAGCTGATATTCAGAGAATCCATATCCGAAGAAATTCTTGATCTGGCCAAGGATGGCAAGCCTGTAATGGGCACATGTGCAGGGCTCATCCTGCTTTCAAAGCATGGAGATGAGCAGGTTGAAAAAACAGGCACACAATTGCTCGAACTGCTGGATGTGCATGTTAGGAGAAATGCCTTCGGCAGGCAGAGGGAAAGCTTTCAGGTAAGGCTTGAAATAAAAGGAATAGGAGAGTTCGATGCAGTGTTCATCCGGGCTCCGGTGATAACAGAAGTTGGAGAGAGGGTTGATGTTCTAGCGAGGTATGACAACCACATTGTTGCTGTCAGAGAGGACAACATCCTTGGCCTGTCCTTCCATCCCGAGCTAACCAGTGATACGCGGGTTCATGAGTACTTCATCAAAATGATTCCCTGA
- a CDS encoding DUF169 domain-containing protein, which yields MNANELGEVIERYLRVQTFPLGFRFVKSKEEVPEKARVIPDIAICQAYNLARKYGWTVYFDINTTCPLGIVAYGFAEPDELYNSGKLAYDAGYAETMDVAPAFEDAVPKLAERFEGCVVAPLNRCSEVDFVVVYGNPAQILRLVHAVLHDKGGAFETKILGRGACAEFLEAYIEKKPRLVIPCYGDRLFGLTQDDEIAFSFPYEMGQKIAENLEKTHRRGIRYPIPNTALRLRLPMIKSYEESVSNMKGKR from the coding sequence ATGAATGCAAATGAGCTTGGAGAGGTTATAGAGAGATATCTCAGGGTGCAAACATTTCCCTTAGGATTCAGGTTTGTGAAGAGCAAAGAAGAGGTTCCTGAAAAAGCCAGAGTAATCCCGGACATAGCGATATGTCAGGCATACAACCTTGCCAGAAAGTACGGCTGGACGGTTTACTTTGACATAAACACAACCTGTCCACTGGGAATAGTTGCATACGGTTTTGCTGAACCCGATGAGCTATACAACTCCGGTAAACTGGCATACGATGCTGGATATGCGGAGACAATGGATGTTGCCCCGGCTTTTGAAGATGCCGTGCCAAAGCTCGCCGAGAGGTTTGAGGGATGTGTTGTAGCTCCATTGAACAGGTGCAGTGAGGTTGACTTCGTTGTAGTTTATGGTAATCCAGCTCAAATCCTGAGGCTGGTTCATGCAGTTCTGCACGATAAGGGAGGAGCTTTTGAGACGAAAATCCTTGGGAGGGGTGCCTGTGCAGAGTTTCTCGAGGCGTACATCGAGAAAAAGCCCAGACTGGTTATTCCGTGTTATGGAGACAGACTTTTTGGACTCACTCAGGATGACGAGATAGCGTTCTCATTCCCCTACGAGATGGGGCAGAAAATTGCCGAAAACCTCGAAAAAACGCACAGAAGAGGTATAAGATATCCAATACCTAACACAGCATTGAGGCTGAGGCTTCCAATGATAAAGAGCTATGAAGAGAGTGTCTCAAATATGAAAGGAAAAAGGTAG
- a CDS encoding deoxycytidylate deaminase yields MDKKRPDIDTYFMSIAKLVASRSTCLRQNVGAVIVKDKRILSTGYNGAPTGLAHCLDIGCLREELNIASGERHELCRAVHAEQNAIIQAAVHGVSIAGATLYTTHQPCIMCAKMIINAKIKKVIYGKKYPDERGLQFLKDANIEIIYIPSE; encoded by the coding sequence ATGGACAAAAAAAGGCCTGACATCGATACATACTTTATGAGTATTGCAAAGCTCGTAGCATCCAGATCTACCTGTTTAAGGCAGAATGTCGGGGCGGTTATAGTCAAGGACAAGAGAATTCTGTCCACGGGATACAACGGTGCACCAACCGGACTCGCTCACTGCCTGGATATAGGCTGTCTGAGGGAGGAGCTGAACATAGCTTCAGGAGAGAGGCATGAGCTTTGCAGGGCGGTTCATGCTGAGCAGAATGCGATAATTCAGGCTGCAGTTCATGGAGTCAGTATAGCCGGAGCAACGCTGTACACAACCCACCAGCCGTGCATAATGTGCGCGAAGATGATAATCAATGCGAAGATCAAAAAGGTGATATACGGCAAAAAGTATCCTGATGAGAGGGGTCTTCAGTTTCTGAAAGATGCCAATATAGAGATTATATACATTCCATCAGAGTGA
- a CDS encoding manganese-dependent inorganic pyrophosphatase, with protein sequence MAVYVVGHKSPDTDSVCSAIAYAELKKKVGVDAVPARQGDLNPETTFVLEKFGFDVPELVTDATGKRVILVDHSEVAQSLDNLDKGEIVEIVDHHKIGDVTTPNPIFYLNMPVGSTATVVKKLYEDAGVEISKEIAGILLASILSDTVILKSATTTDIDRKAAEELAKIAGVDDIQELGMEMFKRKSELEGKSAKDLLFRDFKNFDMSGNKVGIGQIEVVSLSLLDNFKDALYEEMQKLKEAEGYHSIFLMLTDIIQEGTELLCVTDDPEVVKKAFDKEIEGRSVWLPGVMSRKKQVVPNFEKAFSS encoded by the coding sequence ATGGCAGTATATGTTGTTGGACATAAAAGTCCGGACACGGATTCCGTCTGTTCTGCAATAGCCTATGCGGAATTGAAGAAAAAGGTGGGGGTGGATGCTGTACCGGCTAGACAGGGGGACCTCAATCCAGAAACAACATTCGTTCTTGAGAAATTCGGCTTTGATGTGCCCGAGCTTGTAACCGATGCTACGGGCAAGAGGGTAATCCTTGTGGATCACAGCGAGGTTGCACAGTCACTGGATAACCTCGACAAGGGAGAGATTGTTGAGATAGTGGATCACCACAAGATCGGTGATGTCACAACACCAAACCCGATATTCTACCTCAACATGCCAGTTGGATCAACAGCAACTGTGGTCAAAAAGCTCTATGAGGATGCTGGTGTTGAGATAAGCAAAGAAATTGCTGGAATTCTGCTCGCATCGATTTTGAGCGATACGGTAATTCTGAAGTCCGCCACAACAACTGATATTGATCGCAAAGCAGCAGAGGAGCTTGCCAAGATAGCTGGAGTGGATGACATTCAGGAACTCGGAATGGAGATGTTCAAGAGGAAGTCAGAGCTTGAGGGCAAGTCAGCAAAGGATCTGCTCTTCAGGGACTTCAAGAATTTCGACATGTCCGGAAACAAGGTTGGCATTGGTCAGATAGAGGTTGTGTCTCTCTCCCTGCTCGACAACTTCAAGGATGCCCTCTACGAGGAGATGCAGAAGCTTAAGGAGGCTGAAGGCTACCACAGCATCTTCCTGATGTTGACGGATATCATCCAGGAAGGTACCGAGCTCCTGTGCGTTACAGATGATCCCGAGGTAGTTAAGAAGGCATTCGACAAGGAGATCGAGGGAAGATCTGTCTGGCTGCCGGGAGTAATGAGCAGGAAGAAGCAGGTTGTTCCAAACTTCGAGAAGGCCTTCTCTTCATAA
- a CDS encoding DUF523 domain-containing protein: MKLCSACLLGINCRYDGRSKPSKKVLELARKEVLIPVCPEQLGGLPTPREQSELRGESVVTRSGKDITENLVRGAKQVLKIAKLFDVKEAILKQRSPSCGCGQIYDGTFTGTVIRGDGVTTALLKKHGIKVVSEEDL; the protein is encoded by the coding sequence ATGAAACTTTGCAGTGCCTGTTTGTTAGGAATAAACTGCAGATATGATGGCAGAAGCAAACCCAGTAAAAAAGTTCTGGAATTAGCGAGAAAAGAGGTCTTAATCCCGGTCTGCCCAGAACAGTTGGGTGGTTTACCCACTCCAAGAGAACAGTCAGAGCTAAGAGGAGAGAGTGTAGTTACAAGATCAGGAAAAGATATCACTGAAAATCTTGTAAGAGGTGCAAAACAGGTTTTAAAAATCGCAAAGTTGTTTGATGTTAAAGAAGCGATTCTAAAACAGAGGAGTCCATCGTGTGGTTGTGGTCAGATTTATGATGGGACTTTTACAGGAACCGTAATTAGGGGAGATGGTGTTACAACAGCTTTACTGAAAAAACATGGGATAAAAGTAGTCTCTGAAGAAGATTTATAG
- the priS gene encoding DNA primase catalytic subunit PriS yields the protein MDSISKIYLLRKFREYYSKADIKPPPNFEKREWAFVPLEILPDFFMHRHISFKSFEEFKASIINSPPAHVYYSSACYEKPDEVMEKKGWLYADLIFDIDADHIPAKSKDMDELIDIAKKEIVRLSELLSKDFGVSDSEMRIVFSGGRGYHLHVYDEGLSILGSAERREIVDYILLTQPDMYADSLQSRRLRVCFISFLRNLMKKDKLKEYLKSLGIRKTDIIESDLRRLVEDSRAFIRGDYRIEDKVRSKSKKLNSMIEQIVSSCISKLSIHIDAPVTADIKRLIRLPGSIHGKSGLKAMEVSLNDIEDFNPFRDALAFGDENVKITVLKSVKVKMNDEFFKLKSGERVDVPEYLAVHLICRGLARYGH from the coding sequence GTGGACAGCATTTCAAAGATCTACCTGCTAAGAAAATTCAGGGAGTACTATTCAAAGGCAGATATAAAACCTCCACCAAATTTCGAGAAAAGAGAGTGGGCTTTTGTTCCGCTCGAAATCCTCCCAGACTTTTTCATGCACCGCCACATATCATTCAAAAGTTTTGAGGAGTTCAAGGCATCGATCATAAACTCTCCCCCAGCACATGTTTACTACTCCTCAGCGTGCTACGAAAAGCCGGATGAGGTTATGGAAAAGAAAGGCTGGCTGTATGCAGATCTGATATTCGATATCGATGCAGACCACATACCGGCAAAGAGTAAGGATATGGATGAGCTTATTGATATTGCAAAAAAAGAAATCGTCAGGCTTTCCGAGCTACTGTCGAAGGACTTCGGCGTGAGCGATAGCGAAATGAGAATCGTGTTCTCTGGTGGGAGGGGTTATCACCTGCATGTTTATGATGAAGGGTTATCCATACTCGGATCTGCTGAGAGGAGGGAGATAGTCGATTACATACTCCTGACCCAGCCAGATATGTACGCGGACAGCCTTCAATCGAGGAGGTTAAGAGTCTGCTTCATCTCATTTCTGAGGAATTTAATGAAAAAAGATAAGTTGAAAGAGTATCTAAAAAGCTTGGGAATAAGAAAAACAGATATTATTGAATCTGATCTCAGAAGACTCGTTGAAGACAGCAGAGCTTTCATCAGGGGGGATTACAGGATAGAAGATAAGGTGAGGAGCAAATCCAAAAAACTGAATTCCATGATCGAACAGATTGTTAGCTCATGCATATCAAAGCTCTCAATCCACATCGATGCTCCGGTCACAGCAGATATCAAGAGGCTGATCAGACTTCCCGGCTCGATTCATGGAAAAAGCGGTTTGAAAGCAATGGAAGTTAGCTTAAACGATATAGAGGACTTTAACCCGTTTCGAGATGCGTTAGCTTTTGGTGATGAGAATGTGAAAATAACTGTGTTAAAGAGCGTTAAAGTTAAGATGAACGATGAATTTTTTAAGTTGAAGAGCGGTGAGAGGGTTGATGTGCCGGAGTATCTGGCAGTCCATCTTATCTGCAGGGGGTTAGCAAGATATGGACATTGA
- a CDS encoding 50S ribosomal protein L44e, with amino-acid sequence MKYPKKVRTYCKYCGRHTIHEVEKVSKGRQSSLRWINRQKARRGKVGNLGKFSKVPGGDKPTKRVNIRFRCTECKKAEHRPTWRAKRFELV; translated from the coding sequence ATGAAGTATCCGAAGAAGGTTAGGACTTACTGCAAGTATTGTGGCAGGCACACGATTCATGAAGTTGAAAAGGTAAGCAAAGGCAGGCAGAGTTCTCTCAGATGGATCAACAGGCAGAAGGCGAGAAGGGGTAAGGTCGGAAACCTCGGTAAGTTCAGCAAGGTTCCAGGTGGGGATAAGCCAACGAAGAGAGTTAACATAAGGTTCAGGTGCACAGAGTGCAAGAAGGCTGAGCACAGGCCTACATGGAGAGCTAAGAGATTTGAACTCGTCTGA
- a CDS encoding 30S ribosomal protein S27e — protein sequence MKKSKFIRVKCPDCENLQVIFDHPSIDVKCLICGRTLAEHTGGKGEIKAEIVEVLE from the coding sequence ATGAAGAAGAGCAAGTTTATCAGGGTTAAGTGCCCGGATTGTGAGAATCTGCAGGTAATTTTTGATCATCCTTCCATCGATGTGAAGTGCCTGATCTGCGGGAGGACTCTGGCCGAGCATACCGGTGGAAAGGGAGAGATAAAGGCTGAGATAGTTGAAGTGCTCGAGTGA
- a CDS encoding N-glycosylase/DNA lyase: MKCSSDLRSLIEKVRAVKPIIHREVNRRINEFLSFRHKGNEFWFSELCFCILTANSSAELGIRIQKELGFDGFYYMDKEKLSERLKDLGHRFYNKRAEYIVLARRFRNIKDIIQDIVHSSGEFEAREWLVRNVKGLGYKEASHFMRNVGYLNFAILDRHILKLLSSEGIIEKPKTLSRRKYLEIEKVFVEIAEKLSMSPGELDLNLWYLSTGKVLK; encoded by the coding sequence TTGAAGTGCTCGAGTGACTTGAGGAGTCTGATCGAGAAAGTAAGAGCAGTCAAGCCAATAATCCATCGGGAAGTCAATAGAAGAATTAACGAGTTTTTATCTTTTAGGCACAAGGGTAACGAGTTCTGGTTTAGCGAACTCTGTTTTTGCATTTTAACTGCCAACTCCTCAGCGGAGTTGGGCATTAGGATTCAAAAAGAGCTTGGTTTTGATGGATTCTATTATATGGATAAGGAAAAGCTTTCTGAGAGGTTAAAAGATCTTGGACACAGATTCTACAACAAGAGAGCAGAGTACATCGTTCTCGCGAGAAGGTTCAGAAACATAAAGGACATAATACAGGATATCGTGCACTCTTCAGGAGAATTTGAGGCAAGAGAATGGTTGGTTAGAAATGTAAAGGGTTTGGGTTATAAGGAGGCCAGCCACTTCATGAGAAATGTTGGATATCTGAATTTTGCGATCCTTGACAGGCACATACTGAAGCTTTTAAGCAGCGAGGGGATTATAGAAAAACCGAAAACACTGAGCAGGAGAAAGTATCTTGAGATCGAGAAAGTTTTTGTGGAGATTGCCGAAAAGCTCTCGATGAGCCCGGGAGAACTGGATCTAAATCTGTGGTATCTCTCAACAGGCAAGGTTCTAAAGTGA
- a CDS encoding CBS domain-containing protein, translating into MELELTQIQKDILYALITLYKKKIGLSIKGEEIAELINRNPGTVRNQMQALRALGLVEGVPGPKGGYKPTAKAYELLSVTKPEEAVRVPVIRNDELLEDLSVEELDFPSISHPEVCQARIRVVGDIKKITVGDRILVGPTPVNEMIVSGKVSGRDDTANTIIIDTESIVALPKDTIGEHMSSPLITVDKDMIVRDATKILSEKKIYCAPVKSDGSLIGIFTLEHAVKAIAEDKLDARVEEVMRPKIVTAEKDTKIREAIRLMRDEDVRVLIVTDRGNPIGIITDQKVLTRLLPPFVVEKF; encoded by the coding sequence ATGGAACTTGAGCTTACACAAATTCAGAAGGACATCCTGTATGCCCTGATCACGCTATACAAAAAGAAGATAGGATTGTCAATAAAAGGTGAAGAAATTGCCGAACTGATCAACAGGAATCCCGGAACGGTAAGAAACCAGATGCAGGCTTTAAGAGCTTTGGGTCTTGTCGAGGGTGTTCCCGGACCAAAGGGAGGTTACAAACCAACAGCAAAGGCTTACGAGCTTTTATCTGTGACGAAGCCAGAGGAAGCAGTTAGAGTGCCGGTAATCAGAAATGACGAGTTGCTGGAGGATCTGTCGGTAGAGGAACTTGATTTTCCGTCAATATCCCATCCTGAGGTATGTCAGGCCAGAATAAGGGTTGTAGGAGATATAAAGAAGATAACCGTCGGAGACAGGATTCTTGTTGGCCCAACACCGGTAAACGAGATGATAGTTTCCGGAAAGGTCAGCGGGAGGGATGATACAGCGAATACAATAATAATCGACACTGAGAGCATAGTAGCCCTGCCTAAGGATACGATTGGGGAGCATATGTCATCTCCGCTGATTACAGTTGATAAGGACATGATTGTCAGGGATGCTACAAAGATACTGAGCGAGAAGAAGATTTACTGCGCTCCAGTAAAGTCTGATGGGTCTTTAATCGGAATATTCACATTGGAACATGCTGTTAAAGCTATAGCTGAGGATAAGCTCGATGCGAGGGTTGAAGAAGTTATGAGACCAAAGATCGTGACTGCAGAGAAGGATACAAAGATAAGAGAGGCCATAAGACTGATGAGAGACGAAGATGTCAGGGTTCTTATCGTGACAGATAGGGGCAATCCAATCGGGATAATAACCGACCAGAAGGTTCTGACAAGGTTGCTACCACCGTTTGTGGTTGAGAAATTTTAA